In the genome of Pseudomonas fluorescens, the window GCTGTTTTTCGGGCTGCTGCTGGGCTTGGGCTGGGGCGTGTTCTACACCCTGGGGCCAATCATCGTGGCAAGCCTGGTGACACCCGCACAGCGCGCCAAATACTTCGCCCTGCTGTCAGGCAGCATGATGACCGGGATCGGCAGCGGCCCGTTGCTCGGCCGCGCGGCGAGTGCGCTCGGCTACCCGGTGACCGCGGCGTTTTACCTGGCGGCACTGGCCAGCCTGATCGGCGTATTGCTGTTCTGGCGCCTGGATCGACAATTGAAACAGGCGCCCGCGCAATCTGGCAGCGTGTCGCGGATTTCCTGGCGCGCAGCGGCTCAGGTGCTGTCCTCCAGGGCCGTATTCCCGATCATTATGGTCGGCCTTGGCGGTTGTGTGTTCGGTGGTCTGTCGAGCTTTCAAACCAGTTACGCGGCGGCGCACTCACTCGACTATTCGCTGTTCTTCCTCGGCTTCATGAGCGCGGCGATCAGCGGCCGCATGCTGGTTGCCGGTTTCGTGGTCAAGCGCGATCCGTTCCGTGCATCGTGCGTGCTTTCGGGGTTGATGCTGGCCTCGATCGTGATGTTCGGTTTTGTCGTCGACAGCAGCTTCAGCTACGTGCTCGCGGCGGTGATGCTCGGGATCGGTTACGGCCTGACCTACTCGGTGATCAACGGCCTGGCCGCCAACGAAGCGCCGAACGGCAGCACCGCGCAATCCTTGCTGCTGTTCAGTCTGTCGTACTTCATCGGCGTATTCGGCTTTCCATTGCTGGCCGGGAAAATCATCGTCGAGCAAGGTATGCCCACGCTGTTGCTCACGGTGCTGGCAGTTGCCTCGCTCAACTGGCTGATCACCGTGGGCCGGTTGATCTGGCGTAGAGCCACAGCGATCAGGGCACTGGAGCAGGCCTGAGCCATTCGTCGCCAACACTGCACCCATCCGGATCGAGGGCGGACTAATCAGGTAAGGACTCTACCCGTTGGAGACACCGCCATGACCCTGTCCAGGTTGACCACCCTCGTTCTCACTGGGCTTTTGTCCGCAGCCTCCTTCGCCGGGACCATCGGCTCGAGCACCGGCCCGACCAATCCGGTGGAAAAACCCAGGGCCCCCGCCATCCAGAGTGCTCCCGGCATGAACACCGATGGAACGACAATCGACCATAACCTGCCGCCCGCCACCGGCACCGACCCTCGGATTAAAGGCAATGACGCGGGACGTCAGGGCGGGACGAACCTGCCGGACAAAAAAACACCCGGCAGTGGTGGCCTCGGCTCAAGCACCACCGAGGACGAGGAAAGCAATTTGAGCCAATAATGAAGCCAGGAGAAATCCCATGCCTCGTGGAAGCAAAACCAAGTACACCGCCGAGCAAAAGCGCAAGGCGCAACACATCGAAGACAGTTACGAAAGCAAAGGCGTCTCAAAGGACGAAGCCGAGGCACGCGCCTGGGCGACAGTCAACAAACAGTCCGGCGGCGGCGAGCGGGCTGGCGGTTCGGGACGCAAGAAACCGGCCAGTGCAAAATCGGCAGATCGCAAGGAATCGGCACGTCGGGCGGTGGCCACTCGTGAGGGGCACTCACGTGGCAGCACGGCCTCCAGAGAAACCCAGACGGTCGATAGCTTGAGGAAGGAAGCCCGGGCCAAGGGCATTCCGGGAAGATCGGGGATGCGCAAGCAGGAGTTGATCGAGGCGTTGCGCAAGGCGGGTTAAAGCCAACTTTTTTGTGCTGAAGCTGATGGCCTCATCGTCGGATCGCCGCCCGGAGCAAGCCCGCTCCCACAGGGTGATGCGTCAGGGCTCAAGGCCGATGGGGAAGAACTCGCCGCCACTCCATACACCGAGCCAGCGCTGGCCGTCGATCTCGCGACTCACCGCCAGCTCCACCAACTGATAGAACACGTTGCGATGGATCAACGCTTCAAGATTGCTGCGCACGTGCACGTAAGGCGCTGGCTCCTGCGTTACCGGGTCGATGACCACGCGCATCGGATGCCCGGCGCCGGCCTCGGTGGTTTCATCGACGTTGGTGGTAAAGCGCAACACCTGCGCCTGGCCCTCGCCTTCCACGTCCACCGCAATCGCCACGAACGGCGCATCGTCGACCTTGATGCCGACCTTTTCTACCGGAGTGATCAGGAAATAATCATCGCCGTCGCGGCGAATGATGGTGGAGAACAGTTTGACCATCGGCTTGCGCCCGATCGGCGTGCCCAGGTAATACCAGGTACCGTCGCGGGCGATGCGCATGTCGATGTCGCCGCAGAAATCGGGATTCCACAGGTGCACCGGCGGCAAGCCTTTGGTCTTGGGGATTTGCCCCAGCAGGTCGTTGGCTTTTTGCGGGCCACTCATGGCGTTCTCCTTGAAATTACTGGTCGCTGAGCCCCAGCAGGCTGCGCGCATATTGTTCCAGCGGCGGGCCCATCAGGTCTTCGGGTTTTTTATCGTGGAACGTCAGTAAACCGCCACGACTCTTGATGGTTGCAGTATCAATCAAATACTGGGTGCTGGTCTCGATCAACATGATCTGAATCATACCGCTGTCGATGCCGAGACGATCCAGGGCTTCCTGATCCAGCCACTCGTCCGAGTTACCGATACGGTCGTCAGACTGGGCAAACCGGGTGTAGAGCAGATAGTGCGCACCAGCGGCACGGGCTTCGCCCATAGCCTGGTCGAGGCCTTCCGGCGTACGGGCACGGCGGACCATCGGGAAGTATTCGACGAAGCCCTCGAACGCGACTTCGGCAATCACGTTGGGCCGAGGGTAGACGGCGCTGCCTGGCGGCATGAAAGCACCCTGGGCGATGTAGACGAACGAGTCCGGCTGAATGCGCAGGTTGTTTACGCGATGGCTGTCGCTGTGATCGAGCAATCCCGCATCGCTCATATGGTAACGAGTCCCTTCGGCCATATCGCTGACGTTCATGCAGCCACCAAGTGCCAAAACGGCCAGCAGCGAAACCAGGCTACGCATCCTATCCTCCAGAGGCCGGTGTCGGAAAACCGGCGAATGGCCGTAGGATGCAGCTTCCGCGCCAGCTCCCGCTCACCAACACTCAGATCGCATCGCGAGCAGGCTCGCTCCCACAGAGGGTTGCATTTCAATGTGGGAGCGAGCCTGCTCGCGATGAGGAATGATCAGCCACCGATGATTTTCATCACGGTCGCGCCACCGGAGAACGCCACTTCCTGCTTGTCACCCAAGGCTTTCACCAGCAGCCGCTGCAAGGCCGGCAGCGCCTGGTGGCGCGGCTTGTCCAGCAGGTCGCCGATGTAATGGCGATTGCTCGATGACAGGCAACCATGCAGCCACCCGGTGGAAGATAAACGCAAGCGTGAACAGGTCCGGCAGAAGGGCACGCTCTCATTGGCGATCACGCCGAAATAACCCTGGCCGGGAATTTCATAGCGAACGGCCGTCGCATCGACAGGCGCGTCGGCTTGCAGATATTCGTAGCGCTCGCCGATCAGGCTCAGCAATTGCTGGAGGCTGACGAACTGTTGCAGAAAGGCATTGGAATCGTTGGCCAGGTGGCCCATGCGCATCAGCTCGATGAAGCGCAGTTCATAACCGCGCTCCAGGCAGTAGTCGAGCAGTGGCATCACTTGATCGAGGTTCTGTCCGCGCAGCGGCACCATGTTGACCTTGATCTTCATGCCGGCCGCACTGGCCTCGTTCATGCCGTTGAGCACCGTGGCCAGGTCGCCGCCCCGGGCAATGCCGCGGAACGCGCTGGCGTCAAGGGTATCGAGGGAGACGTTGAGGCGCCGAATGCCGGCGTTCACCAGCAGCGGCAGTTTCTTCGCCAGCAACTGGCCATTGGTGGTCAGGCTGATGTCTTCCAGGCCCATCTGCCCGACCGCCGTCATGAACGCTTCGAGTTTCGGGCTGACCAGCGGCTCGCCGCCGGTAATACGCAGACGCTCGATGCCCGCCGCTTCAATCAGATAAGCCACACCGCGCGCCATGGCTTCGGCCGACAATTCATCCTGCGCAGCCACCAGACGCTTGCCGTTGGGCACGCAGTAGGTACAGGCGTAATTGCAGGCTGAGGTCAGACTGATTCGCAAGTTGCGAAAACGCCTGCCTTGACGGTCAACGATCATGGTCACTCCGGCGGAAGAATATCGGGCCGCTAAAACTTGACTCAGAAATCAAGTTTTAGCAAGTCCTCTACCTGAGTATATTCCTGCGGCACTGCGCCAAGTAGCGAAATCATGGCGCTATAAGGCAACTGAATGGCTCAGCTGCTGGGAGTGTCGGTGTCGCGCTTGCGCTTGTTGCCCATGCGCACGCCGATGTCCATCAGGAACTGGAAGAAACCTTCCTGATCTTCCAGCACATTGCTCCAGAACGGCGAGTGATACAGCGCGACGGCACCGTGTACCAGCGCCCAGGACGCGCAGTAATGGAAGTAAGGTGGCACGTCTTCCAGCTTGCCTTCGCTGATTCGACCCTTGATCAGCAGGGTCAGGCGTTCGAAGTTCGAGGCACGGATCTTGTGCAGCTCCTCGATCATCTCCGGCACCTGGTTGCCCTTGACCACTTTTTCTTCAAGGCGGTCGAACAGGCGATAACGTTGTGGATCGCGCATGCGGAATTCGAAGTAGGCCCGGGACAGGGCTTCCTTGTCCTTGTCGACATCGGCCGAATGCAACAGCTCGTTCAAATCGCGCTCGTAGTCGAGCATCAGGCGCAGATAGATTTCCGCCTTGGATTTGAAGTGCTTGTAGATCGTGCCTTTACCGATACCGACGGCATCAGCAATCATCTCGACGGTGACACTGTCTTCACCTTGTTCGAGGAACAGCTTGAGCGCGGTATCGAGAATTTCCTGCTCGCGGCGACGGAATTCACGGACCTTACGAGGTTCTTTATGCATAAGAAAAGGTCTGTCGGGGTCAAAATTCGAAGCCGCGTATTATGCCTAACTTGCGCAAAAATGCACGGATCATCCGACCATATCTGCGCTTTCTGGTCATTTCGCGCACGTTTACAGGGTGATGAGAACTCTTCCGAAGCGCACGTATTCCAAATTTGTTTAAAAACCCTGGCCGCCAAACTGGACGAGGCGCAATCCTGATCAATACTTGAACTGTCGGCGGGGCATCTCCCCCAAGTGTCACGCCGATATTGGTACCAACGGACCGCGTGCCATTGTTTTACTCCTAATGGTCTTAACCCGGATTCACCCCCCAGAACCCGGGTTTTTTTTGCCTGCGATTTAACCTTGTGGGAGCGAGCCTGCTCGCGAATACGGCTTCGAACCCTAAACTGATTTCACATGCGCCAGCGGGAACAGTCGCTTGAAATTCGCCGTGGTCTGCTCGGCAAACCGCTCGTAGGGCTCACCACGCAACATTGCCAGAAATTCCGCAACTTCGCGCACGTACTGCGGCAGGTTTGGCTTGCCGCGATAGGGAATCGGCGCCAGGTACGGCGAGTCGGTTTCCACCAGCAAGCGGTCGGCCGGCACCTTGCTGGCCACATCGCGCAACGCGTCGGCATTGCGGAAAGTGACAATCCCGGACAGGGAAATGTAATAGCCCATGTCCAGCGCGGCCTTCGCCATCTCCCAGTCTTCGGTAAAGCAATGCAGCACGCCCGCCTGGGGCAGCGCCGCGTCACGCAGCAAGTCCAGGGTATCGGCGCGGGCGCCACGGGTATGGATGATCACCGGTTTGCCGGTCTGTTGCGCTGCTTGCAGGTGCAGGCGGAACGATTCCTGCTGCAACTCTGCCGCTTCCGGCTCGTAGTGATAGTCCAGGCCTGTTTCGCCAATCGCCACCACACGCGGGTGATTGAGCTCCTGCAACAGCCAGTCCAGCGCTGGCGCGGCACCCGGCTGCACATCCAGAGGGTGCACGCCCACCGAGCAGTCGACGTCGTCATAACGTTCGGCCAGGGCTTTGACGTCGGCCGCGTTGTCCACGCTGACACCGATACACAGAAAGTGCCCTACCCCACGCTGCCGGGCAGCCTCCATGGCAGCATCCAGGGAGCCGTCGTGGGCGGTCAGGTCGAGGCGATCAAGGTGACAATGGGAATCTACGAGCATAAAGGGCTGCAACTTGTATCGAATGGGTGGGACGGTCGGATGTTCTGATACTCAGAGTCTAGGCGCAGACAATCATCGTTGGGCAGGCAACGACACCCATTGCACCAGTAATGCCTCCAGCAGCAAGGCCGGGTTGAGGTTGGCCTTGCTCAGGACTTTCTGCCGCTGGGCGAGGATCCAGTCCTGAATATCGAGGACTTTGCCCTGGGCGCTTTTCTGCGCCAGGTATTGCACGACCTTGCGCATGTCGGTCAGGCCAAGGCCGGCTTCGTCCTGGGTCAACTGATAGCGCAGGATCAGGCTCGACCAATCGCAGAACCAGTCGAACAGGCGCAACATCGGAATGTTTTTCCATTCTTCGGCCAGTTGCGTCGGCGACTGCTGTTGCTTGAGGAGTTTCTTCACCCCCTCCACCACTTGTGCGCGCTGTTCACGCACGCCCTGGGCCTGGAGATTGACCGCCGCCAGCGGTGAACCGGCGGCCAGCGTCAGCAGTTCGACGCGCTCGTCTTCGGAACACTCCGGCAACGCCTGGGCCAACCACTTCAAGCTCATGGCCTCGCCCGGCAGCGGACAGGCCTGCTGCACGCAGCGACTCTTGATGGTTGGCAACAAACGGCTCGGCTGATGGCTGACCAGCAACAGAACGGTATCGCCGGACGGTTCTTCAAGGCTTTTGAGCAAGGCGTTGGCGGCGTTGATGTTCATCGACTCGGCCGGCTCGATCAGCACCACTTTGCGCCCGCCCAACTGCGCGGTCTGCACCACGAAACCGACCAGGTCGCGAACCTGATCGACCTTGATCGCCTTGTCGGCTTCTTCCGGCTCCAGGATGTAGTTATCCGGGTGGCTGCCAGCCTTGAGCAGCAGGCAGGATTTGCATTCTCCGCAGGCTTCCAGCGCGTTCGGGCGCTGGCACAGCAAGCTGGCCATCAAGCGCTCGGCCAGTGCCCGCTTGCCGATTCCCGCCGGGCCATGCAGCAGGTAGGCGTGCGCATGCTGGGCGCGACCGGCCAGTTGCTGCCAGAGGTTTTCCTGCCACGGGTAAGCCTCAGCCACGGCTCAACTCCAGCAGGCGCGGCAGCAAGGCATCCAGCGA includes:
- a CDS encoding MFS transporter — translated: MSTATPPVSSKLFGLFCLASYLLSLSYGSTFLLSLLIGSRGGNEHDAGSVISAAMLSTFAAVIVSGHLSDLLGAARSVALFGVLLVAASLGFALTPGFGHLLLFFGLLLGLGWGVFYTLGPIIVASLVTPAQRAKYFALLSGSMMTGIGSGPLLGRAASALGYPVTAAFYLAALASLIGVLLFWRLDRQLKQAPAQSGSVSRISWRAAAQVLSSRAVFPIIMVGLGGCVFGGLSSFQTSYAAAHSLDYSLFFLGFMSAAISGRMLVAGFVVKRDPFRASCVLSGLMLASIVMFGFVVDSSFSYVLAAVMLGIGYGLTYSVINGLAANEAPNGSTAQSLLLFSLSYFIGVFGFPLLAGKIIVEQGMPTLLLTVLAVASLNWLITVGRLIWRRATAIRALEQA
- a CDS encoding Rho termination factor N-terminal domain-containing protein codes for the protein MPRGSKTKYTAEQKRKAQHIEDSYESKGVSKDEAEARAWATVNKQSGGGERAGGSGRKKPASAKSADRKESARRAVATREGHSRGSTASRETQTVDSLRKEARAKGIPGRSGMRKQELIEALRKAG
- a CDS encoding DUF1285 domain-containing protein produces the protein MSGPQKANDLLGQIPKTKGLPPVHLWNPDFCGDIDMRIARDGTWYYLGTPIGRKPMVKLFSTIIRRDGDDYFLITPVEKVGIKVDDAPFVAIAVDVEGEGQAQVLRFTTNVDETTEAGAGHPMRVVIDPVTQEPAPYVHVRSNLEALIHRNVFYQLVELAVSREIDGQRWLGVWSGGEFFPIGLEP
- a CDS encoding DUF4823 domain-containing protein, producing the protein MRSLVSLLAVLALGGCMNVSDMAEGTRYHMSDAGLLDHSDSHRVNNLRIQPDSFVYIAQGAFMPPGSAVYPRPNVIAEVAFEGFVEYFPMVRRARTPEGLDQAMGEARAAGAHYLLYTRFAQSDDRIGNSDEWLDQEALDRLGIDSGMIQIMLIETSTQYLIDTATIKSRGGLLTFHDKKPEDLMGPPLEQYARSLLGLSDQ
- a CDS encoding radical SAM protein — protein: MIVDRQGRRFRNLRISLTSACNYACTYCVPNGKRLVAAQDELSAEAMARGVAYLIEAAGIERLRITGGEPLVSPKLEAFMTAVGQMGLEDISLTTNGQLLAKKLPLLVNAGIRRLNVSLDTLDASAFRGIARGGDLATVLNGMNEASAAGMKIKVNMVPLRGQNLDQVMPLLDYCLERGYELRFIELMRMGHLANDSNAFLQQFVSLQQLLSLIGERYEYLQADAPVDATAVRYEIPGQGYFGVIANESVPFCRTCSRLRLSSTGWLHGCLSSSNRHYIGDLLDKPRHQALPALQRLLVKALGDKQEVAFSGGATVMKIIGG
- a CDS encoding TetR/AcrR family transcriptional regulator is translated as MHKEPRKVREFRRREQEILDTALKLFLEQGEDSVTVEMIADAVGIGKGTIYKHFKSKAEIYLRLMLDYERDLNELLHSADVDKDKEALSRAYFEFRMRDPQRYRLFDRLEEKVVKGNQVPEMIEELHKIRASNFERLTLLIKGRISEGKLEDVPPYFHYCASWALVHGAVALYHSPFWSNVLEDQEGFFQFLMDIGVRMGNKRKRDTDTPSS
- a CDS encoding TatD family hydrolase, with amino-acid sequence MLVDSHCHLDRLDLTAHDGSLDAAMEAARQRGVGHFLCIGVSVDNAADVKALAERYDDVDCSVGVHPLDVQPGAAPALDWLLQELNHPRVVAIGETGLDYHYEPEAAELQQESFRLHLQAAQQTGKPVIIHTRGARADTLDLLRDAALPQAGVLHCFTEDWEMAKAALDMGYYISLSGIVTFRNADALRDVASKVPADRLLVETDSPYLAPIPYRGKPNLPQYVREVAEFLAMLRGEPYERFAEQTTANFKRLFPLAHVKSV
- a CDS encoding DNA polymerase III subunit delta', producing the protein MAEAYPWQENLWQQLAGRAQHAHAYLLHGPAGIGKRALAERLMASLLCQRPNALEACGECKSCLLLKAGSHPDNYILEPEEADKAIKVDQVRDLVGFVVQTAQLGGRKVVLIEPAESMNINAANALLKSLEEPSGDTVLLLVSHQPSRLLPTIKSRCVQQACPLPGEAMSLKWLAQALPECSEDERVELLTLAAGSPLAAVNLQAQGVREQRAQVVEGVKKLLKQQQSPTQLAEEWKNIPMLRLFDWFCDWSSLILRYQLTQDEAGLGLTDMRKVVQYLAQKSAQGKVLDIQDWILAQRQKVLSKANLNPALLLEALLVQWVSLPAQR